One genomic window of Amycolatopsis camponoti includes the following:
- a CDS encoding CPBP family glutamic-type intramembrane protease — protein sequence MSFFKKNITNTLNLFDIFILTLIFFGQAIYQSTEEFLNSSDYGDTALISSYDLKIANYWGIGFELLSLGIAAIYLFIRHFNFRLFNFNINRYTIPLTLIFILTADIIASLYDYLSFNFFSILPKKVNTDNIDFSWSVDFIFYSLLNGFYEEFFFLGILFFISKKYYPIMYIYSLLIRFSFHTYQGISDALAITTLGIVFIIFRQRFYSLIPFMLAHAFFDVFGLGVLGTFLY from the coding sequence ATGTCTTTTTTTAAAAAAAACATCACTAATACTTTAAACTTATTTGATATTTTTATATTAACCTTAATTTTTTTTGGTCAAGCAATATACCAATCAACAGAAGAATTTTTGAATTCATCTGATTATGGAGATACTGCTTTAATTAGCTCATATGATTTGAAAATAGCAAATTATTGGGGAATAGGTTTTGAGCTCTTAAGCCTAGGAATAGCAGCTATTTACTTATTTATACGTCATTTTAATTTTCGATTATTTAATTTCAATATTAATAGATATACTATACCATTAACATTAATTTTTATTTTAACCGCAGATATAATTGCCAGTTTATATGACTATTTATCATTTAATTTTTTTTCAATACTTCCAAAAAAGGTTAATACAGATAATATAGATTTTTCATGGTCAGTAGATTTTATTTTTTATTCATTATTAAATGGATTTTATGAAGAATTTTTTTTCTTGGGTATATTATTTTTTATTTCAAAAAAATATTATCCTATAATGTATATTTATAGTCTTTTGATTCGATTTAGTTTCCATACCTATCAAGGTATTTCTGATGCATTAGCAATCACCACTCTAGGTATTGTATTTATAATTTTCCGGCAAAGATTCTATAGTCTTATCCCTTTTATGCTTGCTCATGCATTTTTTGATGTATTTGGCTTAGGAGTTCTAGGGACTTTTCTGTACTGA
- a CDS encoding plasmid replication DNA-binding protein — translation MAKLSLSEVSKKFHVDRSTIYRAVRNGRLSRSSDGQFDLAEVIRCFGEPEQTSQKIESSKQEGDESTKKLIAHLENEVKKYQEREERLMQQIDRMQTLIELKSVAPATAAPHQDATACDTKMPQHATTQQDTDNKKNNELNIAENVAVPQQETTAYHTQTLQHATLQSVAVPQHKKRGLFGRVLNAVFDND, via the coding sequence ATGGCTAAGTTATCACTAAGTGAAGTATCTAAAAAATTTCATGTGGATAGATCAACCATTTACAGAGCTGTACGTAATGGACGCTTATCACGCTCCAGTGATGGACAATTCGATCTAGCAGAGGTCATACGATGCTTTGGAGAACCTGAGCAAACATCTCAAAAAATTGAATCATCTAAGCAAGAAGGTGATGAATCTACAAAAAAACTTATTGCCCATTTAGAAAATGAAGTCAAAAAATACCAAGAACGTGAAGAACGGTTAATGCAACAAATTGACCGTATGCAAACACTCATTGAGCTGAAAAGTGTTGCACCTGCCACAGCAGCACCACACCAAGATGCTACGGCATGCGACACCAAGATGCCACAGCATGCGACAACACAACAAGACACTGATAACAAAAAGAATAATGAATTAAATATTGCAGAAAATGTAGCAGTGCCACAGCAAGAAACTACGGCATACCACACCCAAACGCTACAGCATGCCACGTTGCAAAGTGTGGCAGTGCCACAACACAAAAAACGTGGTTTATTTGGCCGTGTGCTGAATGCCGTCTTTGATAATGACTGA
- a CDS encoding type II toxin-antitoxin system RelB/DinJ family antitoxin, with translation MATVNFRVDEALKEKSYSILKEQGIAPTDFFTSILEYVATTGKLPVKKALLSEEDEELLALVRKRINDPKEMFEEVTLDDL, from the coding sequence ATGGCTACTGTTAACTTCAGGGTCGATGAAGCCCTTAAAGAAAAATCCTATTCCATCCTTAAAGAACAAGGTATTGCACCTACAGATTTCTTTACTAGTATTCTTGAGTATGTTGCTACGACTGGGAAACTACCTGTCAAAAAAGCTTTGCTTTCAGAAGAAGATGAAGAATTGTTAGCTCTTGTCCGTAAGCGCATTAATGACCCTAAAGAGATGTTTGAGGAAGTCACATTAGATGACTTATAA
- a CDS encoding type II toxin-antitoxin system RelE family toxin, with protein MTYKLLRHKDFTAEWEKLPVAIRDQFKKKLAKVIEQPHIPKNMLRGDLAGCYKIKLLKAGVRLVYQVKDDQVVILLITVGKRADSIVYDEAKKRIKD; from the coding sequence ATGACTTATAAGCTTTTACGTCACAAGGACTTTACAGCAGAATGGGAAAAACTCCCTGTTGCTATACGGGATCAATTTAAGAAGAAACTAGCCAAAGTCATAGAGCAGCCACATATTCCAAAGAATATGCTGAGAGGCGATCTTGCAGGTTGCTATAAAATTAAATTATTAAAAGCTGGTGTCAGACTTGTCTATCAAGTTAAAGATGATCAGGTAGTTATCTTGCTCATCACAGTCGGGAAACGAGCTGATAGCATAGTTTATGACGAAGCTAAAAAGCGCATTAAAGACTAA
- a CDS encoding alpha/beta hydrolase family protein — translation MVPVMKIKHPILKLVLSCLGLTSTCVIASPVFPNNNKVQTSNISSKTPGTILSIQEENTGLFTNASQRFLITYRSRGVQSEPIVTSGYLLLPKAKVPQGGWPVLVWAHGTTGVADTCAPSGDYAGGPVHVYQQIAAKALNAWLARGYAVIAPDYQGLGTPGGHPYMNAQSQLHTVVDAVRATHHLQPYKFSKNWYVMGHSQGGAASLKVAADGQKDAPEFNLRGAIALAPGGYQYEGIAEYVASNPQITTDVAAFFPIVLLGAEAADPGLAPANLVSPDMGVILNSARNRCLSELQSDLKAAPKTVFKPNVDLTHLTNYLKKQSIENMTPSVPLLIVQGDKDQLVDYRGTYAYYQQVCKNQKPIAFHPVKNGDHRDSLRQSEFLIGSFINSVEQGKTINTCNSK, via the coding sequence ATGGTGCCAGTAATGAAAATTAAACATCCCATTTTAAAATTGGTCCTAAGCTGCCTTGGCTTAACTTCAACATGCGTAATAGCCTCTCCTGTATTTCCAAATAACAATAAAGTCCAAACGTCTAATATCTCCAGCAAAACGCCAGGAACAATTTTATCTATACAAGAAGAGAATACCGGTCTATTTACGAATGCTTCACAGCGGTTCTTAATCACTTATCGTAGTCGCGGAGTACAGTCTGAGCCAATTGTCACTTCAGGATATCTTTTACTGCCTAAAGCTAAAGTTCCTCAAGGAGGTTGGCCTGTCCTTGTTTGGGCTCATGGCACAACTGGTGTAGCAGATACTTGTGCCCCTTCCGGAGATTATGCCGGTGGCCCAGTCCATGTCTATCAACAAATTGCTGCGAAAGCACTAAATGCCTGGCTAGCCCGTGGATATGCAGTTATCGCACCTGATTATCAGGGGTTAGGTACTCCAGGTGGACATCCATATATGAATGCACAAAGTCAGCTGCACACTGTCGTGGATGCTGTCCGGGCCACCCATCATTTACAACCCTATAAGTTTAGTAAAAACTGGTATGTAATGGGGCATAGCCAAGGCGGTGCAGCATCTCTGAAGGTTGCAGCGGACGGTCAGAAAGACGCACCTGAATTTAATCTGCGTGGAGCAATAGCACTCGCACCAGGTGGGTATCAATATGAGGGAATTGCTGAATATGTTGCCAGTAATCCGCAAATCACTACCGATGTTGCCGCATTTTTTCCAATCGTGCTTCTGGGAGCAGAAGCAGCAGATCCTGGCCTTGCTCCAGCAAATTTAGTTAGTCCGGACATGGGGGTAATTCTTAATTCTGCACGTAATCGCTGTTTGTCAGAATTACAATCTGATCTCAAGGCAGCACCTAAAACAGTCTTTAAACCGAATGTAGATTTGACACATTTGACAAATTATTTAAAAAAACAGTCTATTGAGAATATGACACCTAGTGTGCCGCTGCTAATTGTACAAGGTGATAAAGACCAGCTTGTAGATTACCGTGGTACTTATGCTTACTATCAGCAAGTATGTAAGAATCAAAAACCTATTGCCTTTCACCCAGTCAAGAATGGAGATCATCGTGACTCTTTAAGACAAAGTGAATTCCTGATTGGAAGCTTTATCAATTCAGTTGAACAAGGGAAAACTATCAATACCTGCAATTCAAAATGA
- a CDS encoding SDR family oxidoreductase — translation MMPQRLLSLTNKVALVTGGAAGIGKASALILAQAGSDVMIADLNLDAAKHTAEEIKKLTGRNIEYVACNILQDDQLVNAVNKTIETFGHIHILVNNAGGGGGGRESPDQISVDTIERDFQLNVFAAWRLCQLVAPHMNKAGDGSIINISSMSSINKSPAMSGYASSKAALNHMVANLAHDFGPNIRINAVGPGAIRTAALEKVLKPEIEKTMLSHTPLQLGVQVNRKIFARAVLFFASPISSWISGQTLFVNGGGVQTLD, via the coding sequence ATGATGCCGCAAAGGTTATTATCCCTGACGAATAAAGTAGCACTTGTAACAGGCGGTGCAGCAGGTATTGGGAAAGCCAGCGCTCTCATTCTTGCTCAAGCAGGCTCGGACGTTATGATTGCCGATTTAAATTTAGACGCAGCTAAACATACAGCTGAAGAAATCAAGAAGTTGACTGGACGCAACATAGAATATGTTGCATGCAATATTCTGCAAGATGATCAATTGGTCAATGCAGTGAATAAAACAATCGAAACCTTTGGTCACATTCACATCTTAGTGAACAATGCTGGTGGTGGTGGCGGTGGCCGTGAATCTCCTGATCAAATTAGCGTAGATACTATAGAACGTGATTTTCAGCTTAATGTGTTTGCTGCTTGGCGATTGTGTCAACTCGTCGCACCGCATATGAATAAAGCTGGTGACGGCTCAATCATAAATATCAGCTCTATGAGTTCAATTAACAAAAGCCCTGCTATGAGCGGATATGCATCATCAAAAGCAGCGTTAAATCATATGGTCGCTAATTTGGCACATGATTTTGGTCCGAATATACGTATTAATGCTGTAGGACCTGGAGCGATTCGTACCGCAGCATTAGAAAAAGTACTGAAGCCTGAGATTGAAAAAACAATGCTCTCCCATACACCATTACAACTTGGGGTCCAGGTGAACCGGAAGATATTTGCGAGAGCTGTGCTATTCTTTGCCTCACCTATTTCATCATGGATTTCTGGACAAACCTTATTTGTAAATGGTGGTGGTGTACAAACACTTGATTAA
- a CDS encoding BrnT family toxin, producing MEQYFEWDEAKNRKNQKKHDISFETASLVFEDPLRISIQDRHTNGEERWQTIGRVKGVLMLLVAHTIFDEDDCEIIRIISARQVTKAERNKYEHG from the coding sequence ATGGAACAGTATTTTGAATGGGATGAGGCTAAGAATCGAAAGAATCAGAAAAAGCATGATATCTCTTTCGAAACTGCAAGCCTTGTTTTTGAAGATCCATTACGGATCTCAATCCAAGACAGACATACCAATGGTGAAGAACGTTGGCAAACCATTGGACGAGTTAAAGGCGTACTAATGTTATTGGTGGCTCACACCATTTTTGATGAAGATGACTGTGAAATCATCCGAATCATTAGTGCAAGGCAAGTCACTAAAGCGGAGCGAAACAAATATGAGCATGGTTAG
- a CDS encoding BrnA antitoxin family protein yields the protein MSMVRYSRKELNEKFGEKQDAEIQRLLAKGTVPDDQLDLSDIPEITDWSNAVRQNQFYRPVKQQTSIRLDADVLAWFKAQGKGYQTRMNEILRDAMLKELKNHQ from the coding sequence ATGAGCATGGTTAGATACTCACGCAAAGAGCTAAATGAGAAATTTGGTGAGAAGCAAGATGCTGAAATTCAACGCTTGCTTGCTAAAGGCACGGTTCCTGATGATCAGCTAGATCTATCAGATATTCCTGAAATTACAGACTGGAGCAATGCTGTACGCCAAAATCAATTTTACCGCCCAGTAAAGCAACAAACTTCAATTCGGTTAGATGCTGATGTACTTGCTTGGTTCAAAGCACAAGGCAAAGGTTATCAAACACGTATGAATGAAATTTTACGAGATGCTATGCTAAAAGAATTAAAAAATCATCAATAA
- a CDS encoding RepB family plasmid replication initiator protein, with amino-acid sequence MRDLVVKDNALINASYNLDLVEQRLILLAIVEARESGKGINANDPLEVHADSYINQFSVHRNTAYQNLKRCYGVIQRKSI; translated from the coding sequence ATGAGAGATTTAGTTGTAAAAGACAATGCCTTAATCAACGCAAGCTATAACTTAGACTTAGTAGAACAACGTTTAATTTTATTGGCTATTGTTGAAGCAAGGGAAAGTGGGAAAGGGATTAATGCAAATGATCCATTAGAAGTTCATGCAGATAGTTATATCAATCAATTTAGTGTACACCGTAATACAGCTTATCAAAACCTTAAAAGATGCTATGGGGTTATTCAGCGGAAATCAATTTAG
- the repM gene encoding replication initiation protein RepM has translation MLWGYSAEINLATYQEKKASRNIRNIMSRWVSQIAYNDNEATVDLIFAPAVVPFITRLEEQFTKYELQQVSSLSSAYAIRLYELLIQWRSTGKTPTIELQEFRKKLGVLDNEYLRMAHLKERVLELSIKQINEHTDITVKYEQHKRGRSISGFSFTFKQKKKDSPSIERDPNTLELFSKMTDAQRHMFANKLSELPEMGRYSQGTESYQQFAVRIAEMLQDPAQFKELYPYLKKVGYMPSNKKDTVNG, from the coding sequence ATGCTATGGGGTTATTCAGCGGAAATCAATTTAGCTACTTATCAAGAGAAAAAAGCTAGTAGGAATATCCGAAATATTATGAGTCGTTGGGTATCTCAAATTGCTTATAACGACAATGAAGCAACTGTAGACTTAATATTTGCACCTGCTGTTGTTCCCTTCATAACCCGACTGGAAGAACAATTTACTAAATATGAATTACAGCAAGTTAGTAGTCTTAGTAGCGCTTATGCCATTCGCTTATATGAGCTTCTAATTCAGTGGCGAAGCACTGGTAAAACCCCAACCATAGAACTACAAGAATTTAGAAAGAAGTTAGGCGTTCTTGATAATGAATATTTACGGATGGCTCATTTAAAAGAGCGTGTTTTAGAGCTTTCAATTAAACAAATAAATGAGCATACGGATATAACTGTAAAATATGAACAGCATAAAAGAGGACGTTCTATTTCAGGATTTTCTTTTACCTTTAAACAGAAGAAGAAGGATAGCCCATCAATAGAAAGAGATCCGAACACTTTGGAGCTTTTTTCAAAGATGACCGATGCTCAACGGCATATGTTTGCAAATAAACTTTCAGAACTCCCTGAAATGGGTCGCTATTCACAAGGAACAGAAAGCTACCAACAGTTTGCTGTACGTATTGCTGAGATGCTACAAGATCCCGCTCAATTCAAAGAGCTATACCCATACCTAAAAAAAGTGGGATACATGCCATCAAATAAAAAGGACACCGTAAATGGCTAA